A section of the Pseudovibrio sp. M1P-2-3 genome encodes:
- a CDS encoding DUF4164 domain-containing protein, with the protein MENSQKLNDALGRLTAAVGKLETVAHQRLSTDKMVDVLETDIQRLGEDRSRLAATLDSAEARADKLESINKEVSRRLVAAMESIRTVLDKQGR; encoded by the coding sequence ATGGAAAACAGCCAAAAACTCAATGATGCACTTGGGCGTTTGACGGCGGCTGTTGGAAAATTGGAAACCGTTGCCCATCAGCGGCTATCTACTGACAAAATGGTTGATGTTTTGGAGACCGATATCCAGCGCTTGGGAGAAGACCGTTCGCGTCTGGCAGCAACTTTAGATAGTGCGGAAGCTCGTGCTGATAAGTTGGAAAGCATCAATAAAGAAGTTTCAAGGCGCCTCGTTGCTGCCATGGAGTCAATTCGAACTGTACTTGATAAGCAGGGACGCTGA
- a CDS encoding cell division protein ZapA, with protein sequence MAQISVTINGRSFRMACDDGEEERLLGLAKRFDESIDMLRGSFGEIGDLRLTVMAGIMAMDQMAEKERKLKVLEEDLAKTKVQFEEDLKRQSEKLDAEIAQLKRENNAHGEISARREELMSSKLNEVAVKIEELAESLAGVPKEEVEVS encoded by the coding sequence ATGGCACAAATATCAGTCACAATTAACGGCCGTAGTTTTCGTATGGCCTGCGATGATGGGGAAGAAGAGAGGTTGCTGGGATTAGCCAAGCGCTTTGATGAGAGCATTGACATGCTAAGAGGAAGCTTTGGTGAAATTGGAGACTTGCGCCTGACAGTTATGGCCGGAATTATGGCTATGGACCAGATGGCGGAAAAAGAGCGGAAATTGAAGGTTCTGGAGGAGGATCTGGCTAAAACTAAGGTGCAGTTCGAGGAAGACCTCAAGCGCCAAAGTGAGAAGCTGGATGCAGAAATTGCCCAATTGAAGCGGGAAAATAATGCTCACGGTGAAATCTCGGCACGTCGCGAAGAGTTGATGAGCAGCAAGCTGAACGAAGTTGCAGTGAAAATCGAAGAATTGGCGGAAAGCCTTGCCGGAGTTCCAAAGGAAGAAGTGGAAGTTTCCTGA
- a CDS encoding 5-formyltetrahydrofolate cyclo-ligase, which translates to MIETPPVRFVQKEKLRKTVKQRRTLLLSEQKATASRKLVSHLHALALAKGMNVAGYWPINGEIDPRPLMEALKTAGAKLCLPVVDGEKLIFRHYDGSEELQPAGFGSYGPPENAPVTLPDLLLLPLLAFDKGGNRLGYGGGFYDRAIQAIEKEKVCLRIGLAFSCQQVEEVPVEPHDQKLDGILTEDGFLSFKRD; encoded by the coding sequence GTGATAGAAACTCCTCCGGTACGTTTTGTACAAAAAGAAAAACTTCGCAAAACTGTAAAACAGCGCCGTACTCTCTTGCTAAGTGAGCAAAAAGCAACTGCTTCCAGAAAACTCGTGTCACATTTACATGCTCTAGCCTTAGCAAAGGGGATGAATGTTGCGGGTTATTGGCCGATTAATGGTGAAATTGACCCAAGGCCGTTAATGGAAGCTCTGAAAACTGCGGGTGCAAAGCTGTGCCTACCGGTTGTTGATGGTGAGAAATTGATCTTTCGTCACTATGATGGAAGTGAGGAGCTTCAACCTGCAGGCTTTGGAAGTTATGGCCCCCCAGAAAATGCCCCGGTTACCTTGCCCGACCTACTCTTGCTGCCGCTGTTAGCCTTTGATAAAGGCGGAAACCGCTTGGGTTATGGTGGCGGTTTTTATGATCGTGCTATTCAAGCGATAGAAAAAGAAAAAGTCTGCTTGCGAATTGGGCTTGCATTTTCGTGCCAGCAAGTAGAAGAGGTGCCTGTGGAACCCCATGATCAGAAACTTGATGGTATCTTGACTGAGGACGGGTTCCTTTCGTTTAAAAGGGATTGA
- a CDS encoding TIGR00282 family metallophosphoesterase → MRLLFLGDLVGRSGRTAVIEQLPQLVEDNQLDFVVVNGENSAAGFGITEQILQDVLDAGADVVTTGNHIWDQRDTLVYIERHPELLRPANYPPGSPGKGANLYRARNGANVLVANVMGRVYMDALDDPFAAVDKILEECPLGHVADAIIIDMHAEATSEKQAMGHFCDGRVSLVVGTHTHAPTADHQILVGGTAYMSDAGMCGDYDSVLGMEKEEPVSRFLRKIPGGRFTPASGEATICGVAVETDDRTGLATHVSPVRIGGRLSQVIPHFWPKGQ, encoded by the coding sequence ATGAGGCTGCTTTTTCTTGGCGACTTGGTAGGACGATCAGGGCGCACTGCTGTAATTGAACAACTGCCGCAATTGGTTGAGGATAACCAGTTGGATTTTGTTGTTGTGAACGGCGAGAATTCCGCAGCAGGTTTCGGGATTACCGAGCAAATTCTTCAAGATGTGCTGGATGCTGGTGCGGATGTGGTGACAACTGGAAACCATATCTGGGATCAACGGGATACACTGGTTTATATTGAGCGGCATCCGGAACTGCTGCGACCTGCAAACTATCCCCCAGGGTCTCCTGGAAAAGGAGCAAACCTTTACAGAGCGCGCAACGGAGCAAATGTTCTAGTCGCGAACGTAATGGGTCGTGTTTATATGGATGCGCTGGATGATCCTTTTGCAGCGGTGGATAAAATACTCGAGGAGTGCCCTCTTGGGCATGTAGCGGACGCAATCATAATTGATATGCATGCAGAGGCTACAAGCGAGAAGCAGGCCATGGGGCATTTTTGCGATGGTAGGGTGTCGCTTGTTGTGGGAACCCATACCCATGCGCCTACTGCAGACCACCAGATTCTTGTGGGTGGAACAGCCTATATGTCTGATGCGGGCATGTGCGGGGACTATGATTCAGTCTTGGGAATGGAAAAGGAAGAGCCGGTAAGCCGCTTTCTTCGGAAAATACCTGGGGGGCGTTTTACGCCAGCTTCGGGGGAAGCAACCATCTGTGGTGTCGCTGTAGAGACAGATGATAGGACAGGTCTTGCAACCCATGTCTCTCCGGTTCGTATCGGTGGCAGGCTTTCACAGGTTATTCCTCACTTTTGGCCCAAGGGGCAGTAA
- a CDS encoding YebC/PmpR family DNA-binding transcriptional regulator yields the protein MAGHSKFKNIMHRKGRQDAVRSKMFSKLSKEITVAAKMGDPDPDKNPRLRLAVQNAKGQSMPKDNIQRAIAKSQQSDGANYSEIRYEGYGPGGTAIIVEALTDNKNRSAAAVRSYFTKYGGSLGETGSVSFMFDRLGEIVYKEEVGEADAVLEAGIEAGAEDVVSDEDGHTILCAFEDLSEVSKALEGTLGEAESVKVIWKPQNLVPVNEDKAGSIMKLMDLFDEDDDVQNVFSNFDIDEETLAKLG from the coding sequence ATGGCTGGACATTCAAAATTTAAAAACATCATGCACCGCAAAGGGCGGCAGGACGCTGTGCGGTCAAAGATGTTTTCCAAACTTTCTAAAGAAATTACCGTAGCAGCCAAGATGGGCGATCCTGATCCGGATAAAAACCCGCGTTTACGCTTGGCTGTACAAAATGCCAAAGGGCAGTCAATGCCCAAGGACAATATTCAGCGCGCTATTGCGAAATCCCAGCAAAGTGACGGGGCAAACTATAGCGAGATTCGCTATGAAGGTTACGGCCCTGGTGGAACCGCAATTATTGTTGAGGCGCTCACCGACAACAAGAACCGTTCAGCCGCAGCAGTTCGCTCTTACTTCACGAAGTATGGCGGCTCTCTTGGGGAGACAGGTTCCGTTTCATTTATGTTCGATCGCCTGGGTGAGATCGTCTATAAGGAGGAAGTTGGTGAAGCTGACGCTGTTCTAGAAGCTGGCATTGAGGCGGGTGCCGAGGACGTAGTCTCCGATGAAGATGGTCATACTATCTTGTGTGCGTTTGAAGACTTGTCTGAAGTCTCAAAGGCGTTGGAAGGTACACTTGGAGAAGCTGAATCTGTCAAGGTTATCTGGAAGCCGCAGAACCTTGTTCCCGTCAATGAAGATAAAGCTGGTTCGATCATGAAGTTGATGGATCTCTTCGATGAAGATGATGACGTGCAAAACGTTTTTTCTAACTTTGATATTGATGAAGAGACTTTGGCAAAGCTGGGCTAA
- a CDS encoding Lrp/AsnC family transcriptional regulator: MPREPLDKIDLEILKNLQEDGRLTNVELANKVALSPSPCLRRVKNLEETGVINGYQASLDRKVVGLGMTVFVELRVAKQSRDKVIAIQTRLVEQSEVVSCHLVSGQSDILAEVVVPSLEAYDSFLQDFLMTLEGVEDVRSNFAIRTLKANGPLPLQHLEKSR; this comes from the coding sequence ATGCCAAGAGAGCCCCTCGATAAAATCGATTTGGAGATACTTAAAAACCTGCAGGAAGATGGCAGACTGACCAATGTAGAGTTGGCTAATAAGGTTGCCCTCTCTCCCTCCCCATGCCTACGACGAGTAAAAAACCTTGAAGAAACAGGAGTTATCAACGGCTATCAGGCATCGCTTGATCGAAAAGTTGTTGGGCTGGGAATGACGGTGTTTGTGGAGTTACGCGTAGCAAAACAAAGTAGAGACAAAGTGATCGCCATACAAACAAGACTCGTAGAACAAAGCGAAGTCGTTTCATGCCATTTGGTGTCTGGCCAGTCAGATATTCTGGCGGAAGTTGTTGTTCCTTCTTTGGAGGCCTATGACAGTTTCCTCCAAGATTTCTTGATGACACTTGAGGGCGTCGAAGATGTGCGTTCAAACTTTGCAATTCGAACCTTAAAGGCTAATGGCCCCCTCCCCCTGCAACACCTCGAAAAGTCCCGCTAA
- the ruvC gene encoding crossover junction endodeoxyribonuclease RuvC produces MRHPIRILGVDPGLRFTGWGLIEAQGNRLGFVGSGTITSNSNYDLASRLKQLYDGLYQVIERNAPHEAAVENTFVNKDASATLKLGQARGIALLVPALHNLKIAEYAPNLVKKTVVGSGHADKEQIRMMVKVLMPKATFNSDDAADALAIAVCHAQHRGSAGDRLAVAEARSK; encoded by the coding sequence ATGAGGCATCCAATTAGAATTTTGGGAGTGGACCCCGGTTTACGTTTTACTGGCTGGGGACTTATTGAAGCACAAGGTAATCGACTGGGCTTTGTGGGCAGCGGTACAATAACATCCAATAGCAACTATGATCTGGCTTCACGCTTGAAGCAGCTCTATGATGGCCTGTATCAGGTAATTGAACGCAATGCTCCGCATGAAGCCGCGGTTGAGAACACGTTTGTGAACAAAGACGCGAGCGCTACTTTGAAACTCGGGCAGGCTCGAGGTATTGCTTTGCTTGTTCCTGCACTTCATAACCTCAAAATTGCAGAGTATGCGCCTAATTTGGTGAAGAAAACTGTTGTGGGTTCTGGGCATGCGGATAAAGAGCAGATTCGTATGATGGTGAAAGTTCTAATGCCGAAAGCAACCTTCAATAGTGATGATGCCGCGGATGCTCTGGCCATTGCTGTATGTCATGCTCAACACAGAGGAAGTGCGGGCGATAGGCTTGCCGTAGCGGAGGCGCGTTCTAAATGA
- the ruvA gene encoding Holliday junction branch migration protein RuvA: MIGKLKGIVDSFGDDFVLLDVQGVCYQVHCPSRTLQGLPRVGEAAVLSIDTFVREDMIKLYGFHDDTEREWFRLLMTVQGVGAKVALGILGIMKASEVANAIALGDKTAVTRAPGVGKRVAERIVSELKDKAPNFASVDGGTIAISSSLQENTASNSISDAVSALSNLGYQQAQASAAVAAALKTAGEDASAETLIRLGLKELAV, from the coding sequence ATGATTGGGAAATTAAAAGGCATAGTTGATAGTTTTGGCGATGACTTCGTGCTGCTGGATGTTCAGGGGGTTTGCTATCAGGTACACTGCCCGTCCCGTACATTGCAGGGCCTGCCAAGGGTAGGAGAGGCTGCTGTACTTTCCATCGATACATTTGTCCGTGAAGATATGATCAAACTCTATGGTTTCCATGACGATACAGAGCGGGAATGGTTTCGTCTTTTGATGACTGTTCAAGGTGTTGGAGCCAAGGTTGCGCTGGGCATTCTCGGAATTATGAAAGCATCAGAGGTTGCCAATGCTATCGCCTTGGGAGATAAAACAGCTGTGACACGTGCTCCCGGTGTGGGTAAGCGTGTGGCTGAACGCATTGTGAGCGAGCTGAAGGATAAAGCGCCAAACTTTGCGTCAGTGGATGGGGGTACAATTGCCATTTCATCAAGCCTGCAAGAGAACACAGCCTCTAATTCAATTTCAGATGCGGTTTCTGCCCTGTCTAATCTGGGCTACCAACAAGCGCAGGCAAGTGCCGCTGTGGCTGCTGCATTAAAAACTGCGGGCGAGGATGCCTCAGCTGAAACGCTCATTCGCTTGGGGCTTAAGGAACTTGCAGTATGA
- the ruvB gene encoding Holliday junction branch migration DNA helicase RuvB — protein sequence MTENEQRLVTPEIRGDEIDSGMRPQSLDEFTGQKLARQNLKVFIEAAKQRNEALDHVLFVGPPGLGKTTLAQIMARELGVNFRATSGPVIAKSGDLAALLTNLEDRDVLFIDEIHRLNPAVEEVLYPAMEDFQLDLIIGEGPAARSVKIDLAKFTLVAATTRLGLLTTPLRDRFGIPVRLEFYTPEELELIVKRGARLLGIGMSDEGAREVAKRSRGTPRIAGRLLRRVRDFAIVAGMAEIDAALADRSLVQLEVDSAGFDSLDRRYLNQIALNFGGGPVGIETIAAALSEPRDAIEDIVEPYLIQNGYLQRTPRGRILTPVAFQHLGLAVPSSSMAPQMGLFPNDD from the coding sequence ATGACAGAGAATGAGCAGCGCTTAGTAACCCCTGAAATTCGTGGTGATGAAATTGATAGTGGGATGCGCCCTCAATCACTTGATGAATTTACAGGGCAGAAGCTGGCACGACAGAACCTCAAGGTTTTCATTGAAGCGGCAAAACAGAGAAACGAAGCTCTGGACCATGTCCTGTTTGTTGGCCCTCCGGGCTTGGGTAAGACAACTCTTGCGCAGATTATGGCTCGGGAGCTGGGCGTTAATTTCCGCGCAACTTCAGGTCCGGTGATTGCGAAATCTGGTGATTTGGCTGCGCTCCTGACAAATCTCGAGGATCGGGATGTTTTGTTCATTGACGAAATCCACCGGTTAAATCCAGCAGTTGAAGAAGTCTTGTATCCGGCTATGGAAGATTTTCAGCTGGACTTGATCATAGGGGAGGGGCCAGCGGCCCGCTCCGTTAAGATTGATCTTGCTAAATTTACGCTTGTAGCCGCGACCACACGCCTCGGTCTGCTAACAACTCCTTTACGGGATCGTTTTGGTATTCCGGTTCGTTTGGAGTTTTATACACCTGAAGAGCTGGAGTTGATTGTCAAACGTGGAGCACGTTTGCTCGGCATTGGTATGAGTGATGAAGGGGCTCGGGAAGTCGCTAAGCGCTCACGGGGAACACCACGAATTGCTGGAAGGCTACTGCGAAGAGTACGGGACTTTGCAATTGTTGCTGGCATGGCAGAGATAGATGCAGCCTTGGCTGATCGTTCACTTGTTCAGCTGGAGGTGGATTCCGCAGGCTTCGATAGTCTCGATCGGAGATATCTAAATCAGATAGCTTTGAACTTCGGTGGTGGCCCGGTGGGCATTGAAACCATTGCTGCAGCACTTTCAGAGCCTCGTGACGCCATTGAAGATATTGTTGAACCATACTTGATCCAGAACGGTTATCTTCAGCGTACGCCTCGCGGGCGTATTTTAACGCCAGTTGCCTTTCAACATCTTGGCTTGGCTGTACCATCATCTTCCATGGCCCCTCAAATGGGCCTGTTCCCCAATGATGATTAA
- the ybgC gene encoding tol-pal system-associated acyl-CoA thioesterase — MTNQSGQESWPDISGRLIEGGHSFPVRVYYEDTDFTGVVYHAAYLKFIERARTNFLRLCGIHHRELGEGVHGEPLAFAVRHMEIDFLKPARIDDLLEVISTIETQKGARFVLSQSVTLFGDTLFRARVTIAVISPDGRPRRLPEGLAKRLQGQVFA; from the coding sequence ATGACTAACCAATCAGGACAAGAATCCTGGCCTGATATTTCCGGCCGTCTTATTGAAGGTGGACACAGCTTTCCGGTGCGCGTGTACTATGAAGATACGGATTTTACCGGTGTTGTGTACCACGCTGCCTATTTGAAGTTTATTGAACGGGCCCGTACAAACTTTTTAAGACTTTGTGGGATTCATCACCGCGAATTGGGCGAGGGTGTCCATGGCGAACCTCTCGCCTTTGCTGTACGCCATATGGAGATCGACTTTCTAAAACCCGCCAGAATCGATGACCTTTTGGAAGTGATATCTACTATTGAAACTCAAAAAGGTGCGCGCTTTGTACTTTCACAAAGTGTTACTCTGTTTGGGGATACGTTGTTTCGGGCCCGTGTGACAATAGCAGTTATTTCTCCAGATGGTCGCCCAAGGCGTTTACCTGAAGGACTGGCAAAACGGCTGCAAGGACAGGTTTTTGCATAA
- the tolQ gene encoding protein TolQ, with the protein MNSDSVSQVALAGPEASLSYLSMFFEADIVVKLVMLGLIFASVWSWAIIFDRAVLFSRAKRQMNRFEGVFWSGQSLEDLYNSLSARANNGMAALFVAAMKEWKRSHEGDRPAIASLQQRIDRTMDLTIAREVERFEKRLMFLATVGTAAPFIGLFGTVWGIMNSFASIAASKNTSLAVVAPGIAEALFATGLGLVAAIPAVIAYNKLQADAGKLSARMEGFADEFSAILSRRIDERV; encoded by the coding sequence ATGAACTCTGATAGTGTTTCTCAAGTCGCTCTTGCAGGGCCTGAGGCAAGTCTTTCCTATCTTTCCATGTTTTTCGAAGCTGATATTGTCGTCAAGCTGGTGATGCTTGGCCTCATCTTTGCTTCCGTCTGGAGTTGGGCGATCATATTTGATCGGGCCGTGCTGTTTTCGCGTGCAAAGCGGCAAATGAACCGTTTTGAAGGCGTGTTCTGGTCCGGCCAGTCTTTGGAAGATCTTTATAATTCGCTTTCAGCACGGGCCAATAATGGCATGGCAGCGTTGTTTGTGGCTGCAATGAAAGAGTGGAAACGCTCGCATGAGGGAGACCGTCCGGCAATTGCCAGCCTGCAACAGCGGATTGATCGCACGATGGATCTGACGATTGCCAGAGAAGTGGAGCGTTTTGAGAAGCGGCTGATGTTCCTTGCAACAGTTGGAACAGCAGCCCCGTTTATTGGCTTATTCGGGACAGTTTGGGGAATTATGAACTCCTTTGCATCAATTGCCGCTTCTAAAAATACCAGCCTCGCAGTTGTTGCGCCGGGTATTGCAGAAGCTTTGTTTGCAACAGGTTTGGGGCTGGTGGCAGCTATTCCCGCTGTTATTGCCTACAATAAACTACAGGCAGATGCTGGAAAACTCAGCGCGCGTATGGAAGGGTTTGCCGACGAATTTTCTGCCATTTTGTCCCGCCGAATTGATGAGCGGGTATAA
- the tolR gene encoding protein TolR — translation MGMNAGGNQTQGRSSGRRGRRRRSHAAMSEINVTPMVDVMLVLLIIFMVSAPLLTVGVPIDLPETRAKPMEGETEPIAISIKADGEVYIQDTKIAVDELVAKLEAIAQNGYDERIYVRGDRDADYGVIMNVMGRINAAGYKRLGLVTLDEKGS, via the coding sequence ATGGGTATGAATGCAGGAGGCAATCAAACTCAGGGGCGTAGTAGCGGTAGACGCGGGCGTCGTCGCCGGTCCCACGCGGCTATGAGTGAAATTAATGTGACGCCGATGGTCGATGTGATGTTGGTGCTGCTCATTATCTTTATGGTTTCTGCCCCTTTGCTGACTGTCGGAGTTCCTATCGATCTGCCTGAAACACGAGCAAAGCCCATGGAAGGGGAGACGGAGCCCATCGCTATATCAATTAAGGCTGATGGGGAAGTTTACATTCAGGATACGAAAATCGCAGTCGATGAGCTTGTGGCTAAATTAGAGGCTATTGCTCAAAATGGCTATGATGAGCGCATTTACGTTCGGGGAGATCGGGACGCCGATTACGGGGTTATTATGAATGTTATGGGGCGGATTAATGCTGCAGGTTATAAGCGTTTGGGGCTTGTAACACTGGATGAAAAAGGTAGTTAA
- a CDS encoding cell envelope integrity protein TolA, whose protein sequence is MRSALVVSTALHLGVLIAGVVALPSVEGLVAPPVDSLPVELIPQSEITKLQLGSKAAKEIKEAAAPPTKKPAVDEPEVEQATGETNVEAPKPVEGEKPAQTASITEQTPPPEPEPALEPEYTASVETVPTPQAELGPDVEKAEEIQQVVSVRPRTKPKVRIRPKKQQEKPKFNPNDIAALLNKTTPTAAGAQKSQKVASLGSAQGQTNVHMSQSELDALRSQVAQCWNPPVGAPGAEQLVVKLQFNMGRSGEVEGLPRILNSNSNPAFGAASQSAIRAVYRCSPYSLPASKYEAWKTVILNFDPRLMLGY, encoded by the coding sequence ATGCGCAGTGCACTTGTTGTTTCAACAGCCCTGCACCTTGGGGTTTTGATTGCGGGGGTTGTAGCCCTGCCTTCTGTGGAGGGCTTGGTGGCCCCGCCTGTGGATTCTTTACCTGTTGAACTTATCCCTCAATCAGAAATCACGAAACTCCAATTGGGTTCTAAGGCCGCAAAGGAAATTAAAGAGGCCGCAGCCCCACCAACTAAAAAGCCTGCTGTGGACGAGCCTGAAGTGGAACAGGCAACAGGTGAGACAAACGTTGAGGCCCCCAAGCCGGTTGAGGGGGAAAAGCCGGCTCAAACTGCATCTATAACCGAGCAAACACCTCCTCCTGAGCCCGAGCCAGCCTTGGAACCGGAATATACTGCGAGTGTTGAGACGGTACCAACACCTCAAGCAGAACTTGGGCCGGACGTTGAAAAGGCTGAGGAAATTCAACAAGTGGTGAGCGTGCGCCCCCGTACGAAACCAAAGGTGCGCATCAGGCCCAAGAAGCAACAGGAAAAACCGAAGTTCAACCCCAATGATATTGCAGCTTTGCTGAATAAAACGACACCCACGGCTGCTGGTGCCCAAAAATCGCAGAAAGTAGCCTCTCTTGGTTCTGCTCAAGGTCAGACGAATGTGCACATGTCTCAATCAGAGTTGGATGCTCTGCGTTCTCAGGTAGCTCAATGCTGGAACCCACCTGTAGGTGCGCCCGGGGCCGAACAACTGGTTGTAAAACTGCAATTCAATATGGGGCGTTCTGGGGAAGTTGAAGGCCTTCCCCGTATTTTGAACTCCAACAGCAATCCGGCATTTGGAGCTGCAAGTCAAAGCGCAATTCGTGCCGTTTACCGGTGCAGTCCCTATTCATTACCAGCCTCAAAATATGAGGCATGGAAAACTGTCATTCTAAATTTTGATCCCCGTTTAATGCTTGGGTATTGA
- the tolB gene encoding Tol-Pal system beta propeller repeat protein TolB, protein MGAVFAAQPAAALVEIDITQGQVEPMPIALPDFGGTGVESELAKNITEIIQADLRRSGLFQPIDPAAFIQQSMNVNTQPRFGDWRTIGSQALVTGSLYQEPDGRLKAEFRLWDVYAGQQLIGQQFFTSPDNWRRLAHIISDAIYERLTGEKGYFDTRIVFIDESGPKDARRKRLAIMDQDGANIRYLTRGNNLVLTPRFSPVNQEITYMSYVGGSPQVYLFNIETGQREILGDYPGMTFAPRFSPDGQKVAMSLQQGSNANIFVMDLLSRETTRLTNIAAIDTSPSFSPDGRQIVFESDRGGSQQLYVMNANGTNAQRISFGPGSYSTPVWSPRGDLIAFTKVHQGRFMIGVLRPDGKGERILTEGYHNEGPAWSPNGRVLTFFRDTPGGQGGPQVWTVDLTGYNEQIVNTPNFASDPAWSPVMN, encoded by the coding sequence ATGGGAGCTGTGTTTGCAGCACAGCCTGCCGCTGCTCTTGTGGAAATTGATATTACACAGGGACAGGTTGAACCTATGCCCATCGCCCTGCCGGATTTTGGTGGGACGGGTGTGGAAAGCGAGCTTGCAAAGAATATAACTGAAATTATTCAGGCTGACTTGCGCCGCTCCGGTCTGTTCCAGCCCATTGACCCGGCTGCATTTATCCAACAGAGCATGAATGTGAACACCCAGCCGCGCTTCGGTGATTGGCGCACAATTGGATCGCAGGCTCTTGTAACGGGGTCCCTCTATCAGGAGCCGGACGGGCGGTTGAAAGCTGAGTTTCGCCTATGGGATGTCTACGCAGGACAGCAGCTCATTGGGCAGCAGTTTTTCACATCGCCCGATAACTGGCGTCGTCTGGCCCATATAATTTCTGATGCCATTTATGAACGCCTGACGGGTGAAAAGGGGTATTTTGACACCCGTATTGTTTTCATAGATGAAAGCGGTCCAAAAGATGCGCGGCGCAAGCGGCTTGCAATAATGGATCAGGACGGGGCGAATATTCGCTACCTGACAAGAGGGAATAACCTTGTTCTAACGCCGAGATTTTCTCCGGTTAATCAAGAAATTACCTATATGTCCTACGTGGGGGGAAGCCCTCAGGTTTACTTGTTTAACATCGAAACAGGGCAACGTGAGATTTTGGGGGATTACCCCGGTATGACTTTTGCTCCCCGCTTTTCCCCTGATGGTCAGAAGGTGGCCATGAGTTTGCAACAGGGCAGCAATGCAAACATTTTTGTGATGGACCTGCTCAGCAGGGAAACAACACGGCTTACAAATATCGCAGCAATTGATACAAGTCCGTCCTTCTCCCCAGATGGTCGCCAAATTGTCTTTGAAAGTGACCGTGGCGGCTCTCAACAGCTATATGTCATGAATGCAAATGGTACAAATGCGCAGAGAATCAGCTTTGGGCCAGGCAGCTACTCCACCCCCGTCTGGTCCCCGCGTGGTGACTTGATTGCATTTACAAAAGTGCATCAGGGCCGTTTCATGATTGGCGTTCTTCGCCCCGATGGAAAAGGTGAGCGTATTTTAACAGAAGGTTACCATAACGAGGGGCCTGCATGGTCTCCGAACGGGCGTGTTCTGACGTTCTTCAGGGACACTCCGGGTGGACAAGGTGGTCCGCAGGTTTGGACTGTTGATCTGACAGGGTATAATGAGCAGATCGTTAATACACCAAACTTTGCTTCGGATCCGGCTTGGTCCCCGGTAATGAATTGA
- the pal gene encoding peptidoglycan-associated lipoprotein Pal, producing the protein MNRSVFARAARVMGVIAVCMVAAACAQNRTQAPGGAGSVVAGSAQDFVVNVGDRVYFLNNQSTLSPTARTTLDKQAQWLKAYSKYTVTIEGHADERGTRQYNIALGARRASAVRDYLVARGVSTSRIKTLSYGKERPIAVCDNDSCWSQNRRAVTVVNNAR; encoded by the coding sequence ATGAATAGGTCAGTGTTTGCGCGTGCGGCGCGTGTCATGGGCGTTATTGCGGTGTGCATGGTCGCTGCGGCGTGTGCACAGAACCGGACGCAGGCTCCTGGGGGCGCAGGGTCTGTAGTAGCAGGAAGCGCGCAGGACTTTGTCGTTAACGTGGGGGACAGGGTGTATTTTCTGAATAACCAGTCGACCCTTAGTCCAACAGCTAGAACAACGCTGGATAAGCAGGCGCAGTGGCTGAAAGCATATTCCAAATACACTGTCACAATCGAAGGGCATGCGGACGAGCGTGGTACACGCCAATATAACATTGCCCTTGGCGCTCGTAGAGCCTCCGCTGTTCGTGACTATCTGGTGGCCAGAGGAGTTAGTACCTCGCGCATAAAAACACTTTCCTACGGCAAGGAGCGTCCAATTGCGGTGTGTGACAATGATTCTTGCTGGAGCCAGAATCGCCGCGCCGTTACAGTGGTAAACAACGCGCGCTAG